The following are encoded together in the Ovis aries strain OAR_USU_Benz2616 breed Rambouillet chromosome X, ARS-UI_Ramb_v3.0, whole genome shotgun sequence genome:
- the LOC101116709 gene encoding melanoma-associated antigen B16-like, with amino-acid sequence MAWQQMRGQHCNTFNKSLGWEVAQVSRALKETNIPSEFLMPGDFPSTPESCQNFYSSVATTATLLIKSDEFFTRQNVDYSLSTSQAMSYPVSMPRHPLNEEVALLVNFLLLKYQMKQPVTKADMMKVFIYKCEVHFPEILQRASECIEMLFGLDLKEVDPFNHCYVLFIKLGLTYDGMMHGEAGVPKTGILILILGVIFMKGNCATEEEVLEVLNVTRICSGRKYFFFGELKQLIKDFVREGYLEFQKVINADHWQSEFLWGPRAYAETTKMKILEFLAKVNGTDPSSFPSQYEEALQDEKEKAQARISANCLCRYRFLY; translated from the coding sequence ATGGCTTGGCAGCAGATGCGTGGTCAACACTGTAACACCTTCAATAAGTCCCTCGGTTGGGAGGTTGCACAGGTCTCCAGGGCACTGAAGGAGACCAATATACCCTCCGAATTTCTAATGCCTGGTGATTTTCCCAGTACTCCTGAGAGTTGTCAGAATTTCTACTCATCTGTTGCCACCACCGCCACCTTATTGATCAAATCAGATGAGTTTTTCACTAGGCAAAATGTAGATTATAGTCTAAGCACCTCACAGGCTATGTCATACCCTGTGAGTATGCCCAGACATCCTCTAAATGAAGAAGTGGCTTTGTTGGTGAATTTCTTGCTGCTCAAGTATCAAATGAAACAGCCAGTAACAAAAGCTGATATGATGAAGGTTTTCATCTACAAGTGTGAAGTCCATTTCCCTGAGATCCTCCAGAGAGCCTCTGAGTGCATAGAAATGCTCTTTGGCCTTGATCTGAAGGAAGTGGATCCCTTCAACCACTgctatgtccttttcattaaattgGGCCTCACCTATGATGGCATGATGCACGGTGAAGCAGGCGTGCCCAAGACCGGCATCCTGATACTTATCCTGGGTGTGATCTTCATGAAGGGCAACTGTGCCACCGAAGAAGAAGTCTTGGAGGTTCTGAATGTGACCAGGATATGTTCTGGAAGGAAGTACTTCTTCTTTGGGGAGCTCAAGCAGCTCATCAAAGATTTCGTGAGGGAAGGATACCTAGAGTTCCAGAAGGTGATCAACGCTGATCATTGGCAATCTGAGTTCCTGTGGGGCCCCAGAGCTTATGCTGAAACCACGAAGATGAAGATCCTGGAGTTTCTGGCCAAGGTTAATGGGACTGACCCAAGTTCTTTCCCATCTCAGTATGAGGAggctttgcaagatgaaaaagagaaagctcaGGCCAGAATTTCAGCCAATTGTCTCTGCCGCTACAGATTCTTGTATTGA